One Amorphoplanes digitatis genomic window carries:
- a CDS encoding class I SAM-dependent methyltransferase family protein: MNDGKDWYAWHSPYTDTGSPLAQRLGLVQQHIAEWLDGRPGEPLSVVSMCAGQGHDVLTVLSSRRDARRVSATLIEYDPRNVAVARARVVAEDLCKVTVMQADAGDLASYSNAVPADLVIMAGVLGNIGNADARATIHALPRLCAADATVIWTRTRRAPDLTPTIRTWFADAGFTEKAFTAPAGVLFSVGVHRFTGAPLPLAATGRIFRFLQ, translated from the coding sequence ATGAACGACGGCAAGGACTGGTATGCCTGGCACAGCCCCTACACCGACACCGGCTCGCCGCTGGCCCAACGGCTGGGGCTGGTCCAGCAGCACATCGCCGAGTGGCTTGACGGGCGGCCGGGCGAACCTCTGTCCGTGGTGAGCATGTGCGCCGGTCAAGGCCACGACGTTCTGACCGTGCTGTCTTCGCGCCGGGACGCGAGACGAGTCAGCGCGACACTGATCGAGTACGACCCGCGTAACGTCGCCGTGGCCCGCGCCAGAGTGGTCGCCGAGGACCTCTGCAAGGTCACCGTCATGCAGGCCGACGCCGGCGACCTTGCCTCGTACTCGAATGCGGTGCCCGCCGACTTGGTGATCATGGCAGGAGTCCTCGGCAATATCGGCAACGCCGACGCCCGCGCCACCATCCACGCGCTGCCGCGGCTCTGCGCCGCCGACGCCACGGTGATCTGGACCAGGACACGGCGGGCGCCCGACCTGACTCCGACGATTCGAACCTGGTTCGCCGACGCAGGCTTCACCGAAAAGGCCTTCACCGCACCGGCCGGCGTGTTGTTCTCCGTGGGAGTTCACCGCTTCACCGGCGCACCGCTGCCCCTGGCCGCAACCGGCAGAATCTTCCGTTTCCTCCAATGA
- a CDS encoding discoidin domain-containing protein — protein MTTSRGAALSTSLALCAAGLFLASPASAAHPPTPVTVAGLPAPATAGRGATVPFTEYEAENAATNGSPVRSDHTYTTIAAEASGRRAVRLAGKHEYVEFTLARPANAVTVRYSVPDSADGRGADSTLGVYSGGRRLASLATTSRYGWYYGSYPFTNVPAQGTPHHYFDEARVRLGRTLPAGSRVRLQVGAADTAAWYVIDLADFETVAPPRPRPAGSLPVTGYGADPTGAADSSDAFDAAIAAASAAGRPVWIPEGTFKVGRHLIVDKVTMTGAGQWYSVLTGDNVGIYGRAPADGGSSDVALSHFAILGEVTERNDNAQVNGIGGALSSSTVSDLWIQHSKVGAWLDGPMRGLTLTRLRILDQTADGVNFHQGVVDSVVENSFVRNTGDDGLAMWSDRDADAGNAFRDNTVISPILANNIAIYGGRDNAVTRNVVADTVTQGGGLHVGNRFNSVPLAGTTTISRNTAIRAGVLDQFWKTGLGALWFWAADSPITGAIAVSDTKLIDSAYEAVQTHGLNITGLSLKNVDIAGAGTFAVQLESPGSATFTGVRAAGLGAGGTYDCGSGFTIAQGPGNVGWQDVSCGFPPPGPLLLDPASVDFGHVTAGTTGEPRIVRIVNPTSRPVTIRSVTVTGDYSRTTNCPARLAPHASCLASVTFGPTRAGSRSGTFTVTGAGSASQQLVALTGDGLSATGDLAEGRPVTVTSIIDGWNPNALTDGNADTFWEAKPGVFPAAATIDLQDTVGVGRAVLQLPDNPAWGARTETIELQGSTDGITFETLLPPTPVLLDAVNAHNTATVTFTPATVRWFRLVITANTGWNAAQLAEVHLHAS, from the coding sequence ATGACAACGTCCCGCGGTGCCGCCCTGTCCACGTCACTCGCGTTGTGTGCCGCCGGCCTCTTCCTGGCCTCCCCGGCGAGCGCCGCGCACCCGCCCACGCCGGTGACTGTCGCCGGGCTGCCCGCCCCCGCGACCGCCGGCCGGGGCGCCACCGTTCCGTTCACCGAGTACGAGGCCGAGAACGCCGCCACCAACGGCAGCCCGGTGCGCTCCGACCACACGTACACGACGATCGCCGCCGAGGCCTCCGGCCGGCGCGCGGTCCGGCTCGCCGGCAAGCACGAGTACGTCGAGTTCACCCTGGCCAGGCCGGCCAACGCGGTCACCGTGCGGTACTCGGTGCCGGACAGCGCGGACGGCAGGGGCGCGGACTCCACGCTCGGCGTCTACTCCGGCGGCCGCCGCCTGGCCTCGCTGGCGACCACGTCGCGGTACGGCTGGTACTACGGCTCCTACCCGTTCACCAACGTCCCCGCGCAGGGCACCCCGCACCACTACTTCGACGAGGCCCGGGTGCGGCTCGGCCGGACCCTGCCGGCCGGTTCCCGCGTCCGGCTCCAGGTAGGCGCGGCCGACACCGCCGCCTGGTACGTCATCGACCTGGCCGACTTCGAGACGGTGGCGCCGCCGCGGCCCCGGCCGGCCGGGTCGCTGCCGGTGACCGGCTACGGCGCCGACCCGACCGGCGCCGCCGACTCCTCGGACGCCTTCGACGCCGCGATCGCCGCGGCGTCCGCGGCGGGCCGTCCGGTGTGGATTCCGGAGGGCACGTTCAAGGTCGGCCGGCACCTCATCGTCGACAAGGTGACGATGACCGGCGCCGGCCAGTGGTACTCGGTGCTGACCGGCGACAACGTCGGGATCTACGGCCGGGCGCCGGCGGACGGCGGCAGCTCCGACGTCGCCCTGTCGCACTTCGCGATCCTCGGCGAGGTCACCGAGCGCAACGACAACGCACAGGTAAACGGCATCGGCGGCGCGCTGAGCTCGTCGACCGTCTCGGACCTCTGGATCCAGCACTCCAAGGTCGGCGCCTGGCTGGACGGGCCGATGCGCGGCCTCACCCTGACCCGCCTGCGTATCCTCGACCAGACCGCGGACGGCGTGAACTTCCACCAGGGCGTCGTCGATTCCGTGGTGGAGAACAGCTTCGTCCGCAACACCGGCGACGACGGGCTGGCGATGTGGTCGGACCGCGACGCCGACGCCGGCAACGCTTTCCGCGACAACACCGTGATCAGCCCGATCCTCGCGAACAACATCGCGATCTACGGCGGCCGGGACAACGCCGTCACCCGCAACGTGGTGGCCGACACGGTGACACAGGGCGGTGGCCTGCACGTCGGCAACCGGTTCAACTCGGTGCCGCTGGCCGGGACGACGACGATCTCCAGGAACACGGCGATCCGGGCCGGCGTCCTCGACCAGTTCTGGAAGACCGGGCTCGGCGCGCTCTGGTTCTGGGCGGCCGATTCGCCGATCACCGGCGCGATCGCCGTCTCCGACACGAAGCTGATCGACAGCGCCTACGAGGCCGTGCAGACCCACGGCCTGAACATCACCGGGTTGTCGCTGAAGAACGTCGACATAGCCGGCGCCGGCACCTTCGCCGTGCAACTGGAGTCGCCCGGCAGCGCCACCTTCACCGGGGTGCGCGCGGCCGGGCTCGGCGCCGGCGGCACCTACGACTGCGGCTCCGGCTTCACCATCGCGCAAGGACCGGGCAACGTCGGCTGGCAGGACGTGAGCTGCGGCTTCCCGCCGCCCGGACCGCTCCTGCTCGACCCGGCGTCCGTCGACTTCGGACATGTCACGGCCGGCACCACCGGCGAGCCGAGGATCGTGCGGATCGTCAACCCGACGAGCAGGCCGGTGACCATCCGGTCGGTCACCGTCACCGGCGACTACAGCCGGACCACGAACTGCCCGGCCCGGCTGGCCCCGCACGCCTCGTGCCTGGCGAGCGTCACGTTCGGACCCACCCGGGCCGGCTCGCGATCGGGCACGTTCACCGTGACCGGCGCCGGAAGCGCCTCACAGCAATTGGTCGCGCTGACCGGCGACGGCCTGTCCGCCACGGGCGACCTGGCCGAGGGCCGGCCGGTGACGGTCACCAGCATCATCGACGGCTGGAACCCGAACGCGCTGACCGACGGCAACGCCGACACGTTCTGGGAGGCCAAGCCGGGCGTCTTCCCGGCCGCCGCCACCATCGACCTCCAGGACACGGTCGGCGTCGGCCGGGCGGTGCTCCAGCTGCCGGACAACCCGGCCTGGGGCGCGCGCACCGAGACGATCGAGCTTCAGGGCAGCACGGACGGCATCACGTTCGAGACCCTGCTGCCGCCCACCCCGGTGCTCCTCGACGCGGTCAACGCACACAACACGGCGACGGTCACGTTCACCCCGGCAACCGTCCGCTGGTTCCGGCTCGTCATCACCGCCAACACCGGCTGGAACGCGGCACAGCTCGCGGAGGTCCACCTCCACGCCTCCTGA
- a CDS encoding LacI family DNA-binding transcriptional regulator, producing MPTLQDVAREAGVSKMTVSNVLNGHRDRVSPATIARVMEVVGRLGYVPNATARSLSARRSNLVALAFPGRDAGGIEPLMNPHDSLFLGEVEAHVTQAGLYLMAHSVNSVESTANSLRSWNVDGAIFLGTRADEVAALHRAYEAPMVFIDNHGTSPQISNVGIEDRLGGSLAGRRLVEAGHRRIGFVGPAFDEPGVVRERHAGFVQALAEAGLELRPEHVVRCNASFDAAVDAARQVLAAPDRPTAVFATADIIAAGLLKGFVRAGFPVPDQMSIIGFDDLEVARHVTPEITTLRQDIPGKARAAVEVLLAQLAQWPTVRSERRVLGVTLVERGSVGPPPAIPIN from the coding sequence ATGCCGACGCTCCAGGACGTCGCCCGCGAGGCGGGGGTCTCGAAGATGACGGTCTCCAACGTGCTCAACGGGCACCGCGACCGGGTCTCCCCCGCCACCATCGCCCGGGTGATGGAGGTCGTCGGCCGGCTCGGCTACGTCCCCAACGCCACGGCCCGGTCGCTGAGCGCGCGGCGGTCGAACCTGGTCGCGCTTGCCTTCCCCGGACGCGACGCCGGCGGGATAGAACCACTGATGAACCCGCACGACTCGCTGTTCCTCGGCGAGGTCGAGGCGCACGTCACCCAGGCCGGCCTCTACCTGATGGCGCACTCGGTGAACAGCGTGGAGTCCACCGCCAACAGCCTGCGCTCCTGGAACGTCGACGGGGCGATCTTCCTGGGCACGCGGGCGGACGAGGTCGCCGCGCTGCACCGGGCCTACGAGGCGCCGATGGTGTTCATCGACAACCACGGCACCTCGCCGCAGATCAGCAACGTCGGCATCGAGGACCGGCTCGGCGGCAGCCTGGCCGGGCGCCGCCTGGTCGAGGCCGGGCACCGCCGGATCGGCTTCGTCGGCCCGGCGTTCGACGAGCCCGGCGTCGTCCGCGAGCGGCACGCCGGCTTCGTGCAGGCCCTGGCGGAGGCCGGGCTGGAGCTGCGGCCCGAGCACGTGGTGCGGTGCAACGCGAGCTTCGACGCGGCCGTCGACGCGGCGCGGCAGGTGCTGGCGGCCCCGGATCGGCCGACGGCGGTCTTCGCCACCGCCGACATCATCGCCGCGGGCCTGCTCAAGGGCTTCGTCCGGGCCGGGTTCCCGGTGCCGGACCAGATGTCGATCATCGGGTTCGACGACCTGGAGGTCGCCCGGCACGTCACCCCCGAGATCACCACCCTGCGCCAGGACATCCCGGGCAAGGCCCGCGCGGCGGTGGAGGTCCTGCTGGCCCAGCTCGCGCAGTGGCCGACGGTGCGTTCCGAGCGACGCGTGCTGGGCGTCACCCTCGTCGAACGCGGCTCCGTCGGCCCGCCGCCAGCTATACCGATAAACTAA
- a CDS encoding ABC transporter substrate-binding protein gives MKTTRTLTAVLAASVLMLAACSGKSSDGDGVKDTTADKGLPVVGVNLKYDPNTLVNDGKPIHLDWWAWGNIPQMQAFADAYQKIHPNVDITLVNQPWEDYWTKLPLQLQGTKGPVIFNVHNSEHDNIIKYMAPYDVPVEALTADYTNAKSHVIDGKVYYIDLGLMSGAIYYNKDMWAKAGLTDADIPETWDQFSAVAKRLTVRDGTKLKQAGFNFNASFSAFQSGMAYQLGQNMFAADGKTPTVDNPANLQVIQRFLQMYADGSGSKDFGTEATTSFGQGQTAMVYAWGWYEGNLRSEFPKIKFGVFRTPVPTAGTTPYAFDRYNGESTLGINRNAPADQQAAAQDFLKFYLTDKAGMKALDLSYGVFPAYKPLADDPDIKADPALQAYGDIDRYIWPGTIPSTFEDNFTKMWQDILYNKVDPAKALTAAQQKITTDLAGKDFQSAEHLYAAYVPGP, from the coding sequence ATGAAGACCACACGCACATTGACAGCCGTCCTGGCGGCAAGCGTCCTTATGTTGGCGGCCTGCTCGGGTAAGTCATCCGACGGCGACGGGGTGAAGGACACCACGGCGGACAAGGGGCTGCCGGTCGTCGGCGTGAATCTGAAGTATGACCCGAACACCTTGGTCAACGACGGGAAACCGATCCATCTCGACTGGTGGGCCTGGGGGAACATCCCGCAGATGCAGGCGTTCGCCGACGCCTACCAGAAGATCCACCCGAACGTCGACATCACCCTCGTCAACCAGCCGTGGGAGGACTACTGGACCAAGCTGCCGCTTCAGCTACAGGGCACGAAGGGGCCGGTGATCTTCAACGTCCACAACAGCGAGCACGACAACATCATCAAGTACATGGCGCCGTACGACGTGCCCGTCGAGGCGCTGACGGCGGATTACACGAACGCCAAGTCGCACGTGATCGACGGGAAGGTCTACTACATCGACCTGGGGCTGATGAGCGGGGCCATCTACTACAACAAGGACATGTGGGCCAAGGCCGGCCTGACCGACGCCGACATCCCGGAGACCTGGGACCAGTTCAGCGCGGTGGCGAAGCGGCTCACCGTCCGCGACGGCACGAAGCTCAAGCAGGCGGGATTCAACTTCAACGCCTCGTTCAGCGCCTTCCAGTCCGGCATGGCCTACCAGCTCGGGCAGAACATGTTCGCCGCCGACGGAAAGACGCCGACCGTCGACAACCCCGCGAACCTCCAGGTCATCCAGCGCTTCCTGCAGATGTACGCGGACGGCAGCGGCTCGAAGGACTTCGGGACCGAGGCGACCACCAGCTTCGGGCAGGGACAGACCGCCATGGTCTACGCCTGGGGCTGGTACGAGGGCAACCTGCGGTCGGAGTTCCCGAAGATCAAGTTCGGGGTCTTCCGCACCCCGGTGCCCACCGCCGGCACGACGCCGTACGCCTTCGACCGCTACAACGGCGAGTCGACCCTGGGCATCAACCGGAACGCCCCCGCCGACCAGCAGGCCGCCGCGCAGGACTTCCTGAAGTTCTACCTCACCGACAAGGCCGGCATGAAGGCGCTCGACCTGAGCTACGGCGTCTTCCCGGCGTACAAGCCGCTGGCCGACGACCCCGACATCAAGGCCGACCCGGCGTTGCAGGCCTACGGCGACATCGACCGCTACATCTGGCCGGGGACCATCCCGTCCACGTTCGAGGACAACTTCACCAAGATGTGGCAGGACATCCTCTACAACAAGGTCGATCCGGCCAAGGCGCTCACCGCGGCGCAGCAGAAGATCACCACCGATCTGGCGGGCAAGGACTTCCAGTCCGCCGAGCACCTGTACGCCGCGTACGTGCCCGGGCCCTGA
- a CDS encoding carbohydrate ABC transporter permease, translated as MATTIESAPPPVRSPGRRRGTPVARGERPLRLVVVTTIIVAILALVAWPIVAALLGSLHDWNPLNGTYEWVGTANYRRLFDDPVFWTSSVNTVVFMVGAILGRVVLGVALAYAIYSRLTRTKTLFRTLYYLPTVTPLVAVAYVWRLMYHPQFGAVNSILGLDVNWLYDSRFALLAVMVMTIWKDFGFAVILYLAGLYSLRTDVLQAAEVDGAGAWARFRRVIWPMLRPTTLLVVVTSMIGYLQAFVQVLVLTGGGPGDSTSLISYLIYQQAFEKYDFGYASAAAFVLFVATAVLTLLLFRAQSGPLRGKAR; from the coding sequence ATGGCCACCACCATCGAATCCGCGCCGCCGCCGGTCCGCTCGCCGGGTCGGCGGCGGGGAACCCCGGTCGCCCGCGGGGAGCGCCCGCTGCGCCTGGTCGTCGTCACGACGATCATCGTGGCGATCCTCGCCCTGGTGGCCTGGCCGATCGTGGCCGCGCTGCTGGGCAGCCTGCACGACTGGAACCCGCTCAACGGCACCTACGAATGGGTCGGCACGGCGAACTACCGGCGGCTGTTCGACGATCCGGTGTTCTGGACCTCGTCGGTGAACACCGTCGTCTTCATGGTGGGCGCGATCCTCGGCCGGGTCGTCCTCGGCGTGGCGCTCGCCTACGCCATCTACTCGCGGCTGACCCGCACCAAGACCCTGTTCCGCACCCTCTACTACCTGCCGACGGTCACGCCGCTGGTCGCGGTGGCGTACGTCTGGCGGCTGATGTACCACCCGCAGTTCGGTGCGGTGAACTCGATCCTCGGGCTCGACGTCAACTGGCTCTACGACAGCCGCTTCGCGCTGCTCGCCGTCATGGTGATGACGATCTGGAAGGACTTCGGGTTCGCGGTCATCCTCTACCTCGCCGGGCTGTACTCGCTGCGCACGGACGTGTTGCAGGCGGCGGAGGTGGACGGCGCCGGCGCCTGGGCGCGGTTCCGCCGGGTGATCTGGCCGATGCTGCGCCCGACGACCCTGCTGGTCGTCGTGACCTCGATGATCGGCTACCTACAGGCGTTCGTGCAGGTCCTGGTCCTGACCGGCGGCGGCCCGGGCGACTCGACAAGCCTGATCTCGTACCTGATCTATCAGCAGGCGTTCGAGAAGTACGACTTCGGGTACGCGTCCGCCGCCGCGTTCGTGCTCTTCGTCGCCACCGCGGTGCTGACCCTGCTGCTGTTCCGGGCGCAGAGCGGCCCGCTGCGCGGAAAGGCACGCTGA
- a CDS encoding carbohydrate ABC transporter permease, producing the protein MRRGIASLCLHGALLAVAAVTIFPFVWMLLSSFKSADEISAVDQHLLPHVWTLENYRSIQENFDAVRLLGNSLMLSIVITAIAVYTSLLGGYVFGKYRFRGRGALFAVVLATMMIPWAVVLIPRYTMFTGAGLQDSYASIVIPAAISSFGIFMMRQSMDNVPDEILEAARIDGASELYIFHRIVAPMSVNAISALAIFQFLWVWEDYLWPYLMLSTPSKQVLAVGLTTFSGQYSTDYGGLFAATTVSIVPVVIVYVIFQKRFIAGAASAAVKG; encoded by the coding sequence ATGCGTCGCGGGATCGCCTCCCTCTGCCTGCACGGTGCCCTGCTGGCCGTCGCGGCCGTGACGATCTTCCCGTTCGTGTGGATGCTGCTGTCGAGCTTCAAGAGCGCCGACGAGATCTCCGCGGTCGATCAGCACCTGCTGCCGCACGTCTGGACGCTGGAGAACTACCGGTCGATCCAGGAGAACTTCGACGCGGTGCGGCTGCTCGGCAACTCGCTGATGCTCTCGATCGTGATCACCGCGATCGCCGTGTACACCAGCCTGCTCGGCGGGTACGTCTTCGGGAAGTACCGCTTCCGGGGCCGCGGCGCGCTGTTCGCGGTGGTCCTGGCGACCATGATGATCCCCTGGGCCGTCGTCCTGATCCCGCGCTACACGATGTTCACCGGCGCCGGGCTCCAGGACAGCTACGCGTCGATCGTCATCCCGGCGGCGATCAGCTCCTTCGGCATCTTCATGATGCGCCAGAGCATGGACAACGTGCCGGACGAGATCCTCGAGGCCGCCCGCATCGACGGCGCCTCCGAGCTGTACATCTTCCACCGCATCGTCGCACCGATGAGCGTCAACGCGATCTCGGCGCTGGCCATCTTCCAGTTCCTGTGGGTCTGGGAGGACTACCTTTGGCCGTACCTGATGCTCAGCACGCCGTCCAAGCAGGTGCTCGCGGTGGGCCTGACCACGTTCAGCGGGCAGTACAGCACCGACTACGGCGGCCTGTTCGCGGCGACGACGGTGTCGATCGTCCCCGTCGTCATCGTCTACGTGATCTTCCAGAAGCGCTTCATCGCCGGGGCGGCCAGCGCCGCCGTCAAGGGCTGA
- a CDS encoding glycoside hydrolase family 31 protein gives MSDAQYFRTFTRVDAVEVTAQGLSARLHGERLSVDVVRADVVRIAISRGGVFEERPSHAVCVDPLAAEVPFTVEEADGGSVVRLRTSRLVVTLCTAPFRLDVHRPDGSPVAVGADDAGAYATLNDAFVIRRRCRGADAIYGLGEKTGRLNRRGRDFALWNVDVLDPRASGEFAAARADADPRADPRSTEFDPYYVSIPFFYHLDAASGATAGSFVDNPYRSHYDFAVPGEYSIRFDGGQYVEYVFAGPRMPDILAAYTWLTGRIAVPPVWSLGYQQCRWFAYTQADVEALARRHRREEIPCDGLWLDIEHMDGYRVFTWDPERFPDPAAMLCRLADAGYRLVTIVDPGVKHEPGYRVFDEAEKADLLCRTEGGGVFLGQVWPGDTAFPDFTLPETRAWWGRLNAEHVRSGVSGIWNDMNEPATGAIDPQAMRFDRGRHSHERFHNQYALLMAMATVEGMRAEHPDRRPFVLSRAGSAGIQRYAANWMGDNVSRWDHLAMSMPMAAGLGLSGQAFVGADVGGFMGDANAELFLRWMQYGVLTPFCRNHSAIMNVDQYAWSFGPLVANLVGEAVRLRYRLIPYLYAAFVEASRTGAPVQRPLVFDHQDDPLARDVDDEYLFGPDLLVAPVTAAGMTERRVYLPAGTWVDWYDGTVLTGPGFVTAATPMDRIPLYARGGAVIPMWPHAPEHADGYQPRGTELHVVVPAGDGTHLSLLVEDDGVTTAAEDGALRRTVFTLTRAGGTVTVAARTSGDGYPEFVREEFVLVIRGAHPREVRVDGADHPVTGARVRFGNTGGDFTATFIL, from the coding sequence GTGTCCGACGCTCAGTATTTCCGCACATTCACCCGGGTCGACGCCGTGGAGGTGACCGCACAGGGGCTGTCCGCCCGGTTGCACGGCGAGCGGCTCAGCGTCGACGTCGTCCGCGCGGACGTCGTGCGTATCGCGATCAGCCGGGGCGGCGTCTTCGAGGAACGGCCGTCCCACGCGGTGTGCGTGGACCCGTTGGCGGCAGAGGTGCCGTTCACGGTGGAGGAGGCGGACGGCGGGAGCGTCGTGCGGTTGCGGACCTCGCGGCTGGTGGTCACCCTGTGCACGGCGCCGTTCCGGCTGGACGTGCACCGCCCCGACGGCTCGCCGGTCGCGGTCGGCGCGGACGACGCCGGCGCGTACGCGACGTTGAACGACGCGTTCGTGATCCGCCGCCGGTGCCGCGGCGCCGACGCGATCTACGGCCTGGGTGAGAAGACCGGCCGGCTGAACCGGCGCGGGCGCGATTTCGCGCTGTGGAACGTCGACGTCCTTGACCCGCGCGCCTCGGGCGAGTTCGCCGCCGCGCGGGCGGATGCGGATCCGCGGGCGGACCCGAGGAGTACGGAGTTCGATCCGTACTACGTCTCCATCCCGTTCTTCTATCACCTGGACGCCGCCTCGGGGGCGACGGCCGGCTCGTTCGTCGACAATCCCTACCGCTCCCACTACGACTTCGCCGTGCCGGGGGAGTACTCGATCCGGTTCGACGGCGGCCAGTACGTCGAGTACGTCTTCGCCGGCCCCCGGATGCCGGACATCCTGGCCGCGTACACGTGGCTGACCGGAAGGATCGCGGTCCCGCCGGTGTGGTCGCTGGGGTATCAGCAGTGCCGGTGGTTCGCGTACACCCAGGCCGACGTCGAGGCCCTGGCCCGCCGGCACCGCCGGGAGGAGATCCCCTGCGACGGCCTGTGGCTGGACATCGAGCACATGGACGGCTACCGGGTGTTCACCTGGGACCCGGAGCGGTTCCCCGACCCGGCGGCGATGCTGTGCCGGCTGGCGGACGCCGGGTACCGGCTGGTGACGATCGTGGATCCGGGCGTCAAGCACGAACCCGGGTACCGGGTGTTCGACGAGGCGGAGAAGGCCGACCTGCTGTGCCGTACCGAAGGTGGCGGTGTGTTCCTCGGCCAGGTCTGGCCGGGCGACACGGCGTTCCCCGACTTCACCCTTCCGGAGACCCGGGCCTGGTGGGGCCGGCTGAACGCCGAGCACGTGCGTTCCGGGGTCTCCGGGATCTGGAACGACATGAACGAGCCGGCCACGGGGGCGATCGACCCGCAAGCGATGCGGTTCGATCGCGGCCGGCACTCACACGAGCGGTTCCACAACCAGTACGCGCTGCTGATGGCGATGGCGACCGTGGAGGGTATGCGCGCGGAGCACCCGGACCGGCGCCCGTTCGTGCTGTCGCGGGCCGGTTCGGCGGGGATTCAGCGGTACGCCGCGAACTGGATGGGCGACAACGTGTCCCGCTGGGATCACCTGGCGATGAGCATGCCGATGGCCGCGGGCCTCGGGCTGAGCGGGCAGGCGTTCGTCGGCGCCGACGTCGGCGGGTTCATGGGCGACGCGAACGCCGAACTGTTCCTGCGCTGGATGCAGTACGGGGTGCTGACGCCGTTCTGCCGCAACCATTCGGCGATCATGAATGTGGACCAGTACGCCTGGTCCTTCGGACCGCTGGTGGCGAACCTGGTCGGCGAGGCGGTCCGGCTGCGCTACCGGCTGATCCCTTACCTGTACGCGGCGTTCGTCGAGGCGAGCCGGACCGGCGCGCCGGTGCAGCGGCCGCTGGTGTTCGACCACCAGGACGACCCGCTGGCCCGGGACGTGGACGACGAGTACCTGTTCGGCCCGGACCTGCTGGTCGCGCCGGTCACGGCCGCGGGGATGACCGAGCGGCGGGTGTACCTGCCGGCGGGCACCTGGGTCGACTGGTACGACGGGACGGTCCTGACCGGGCCGGGCTTCGTGACCGCGGCGACACCGATGGACCGGATCCCGCTGTACGCCCGGGGCGGCGCGGTGATCCCGATGTGGCCGCACGCGCCGGAGCACGCCGACGGGTACCAGCCCCGCGGCACCGAGCTGCACGTGGTGGTGCCGGCCGGCGACGGCACGCACCTCTCGCTGCTGGTCGAGGACGACGGCGTCACCACCGCGGCCGAGGACGGGGCCTTGCGGCGCACCGTCTTCACCCTGACCCGCGCCGGAGGCACGGTGACCGTGGCGGCGCGCACCAGCGGCGACGGTTACCCCGAGTTCGTCCGCGAGGAGTTCGTCCTGGTGATCCGCGGCGCGCACCCGCGCGAGGTCCGGGTCGACGGCGCCGACCACCCGGTGACCGGCGCGCGCGTGCGGTTCGGCAACACCGGCGGTGACTTCACCGCGACCTTCATCCTCTGA